The nucleotide sequence ACAGAGAGGGCAAGCACTTAGAGGCCACACGGCCAGGACATGGTGCAAACCCTGGTGTGCCTGGCTCCAGCACGGCACTCTTCGACCATTAAATGGTCTCTCTGTTCTGACAAGCTGCGGTGGCTTCGTTACCCCTGAGGCCCGGCTTGTGGTCAAGAGATGAGCACTTGGTGTTTCTCCGGAGGACAATCTTCTCCGCCCTGCAGGGAGGGGCTTGGTGCTATGACTGGCTCTGCTGTGAGACTGCAGGGAGTCACAAAGCCCTTCTGAGCCACACCTTTCTTATCTGGGAAAGGGAAACAGTAGTACCTGCTTCCTGGGACTCAGAATTCTAAGACTTAAGTGAGCTAATTCACCCTCCAAGGTGGGCAGGGATGGTTAATTTGCTCACAATTTGGCACTCAGGGCCTGAGCTCATTGCTTCCAAACCATGCAGAGTGCAAAACGCCCAAACCACATGGTCACACGTCAGCTCCATTCCGACCCCTGCAATTTACGGACATCAAAAATAAAAGGTTCCATTCACGGGAAGGAGTGCTGCCGTGTTCGCGGGAATGGGAGTGTGGGTTCCCTAAACGTCTCTGCTTGTTTGAACAAGTGCCCAGATGATGACCACTGAGATTGGCAAAGTCATGGGGACTTGCTGGGGCAGTGGGTGGCAGGGAGAGGTGGACGAAGAGGGGCTCCCAGATCCCCTGAACCTGCGGCTCTGCAATGCACCAGGAAACAAGCAGCCAAtactctatgcctcagtttcttcatctacaaatgCAATCAAATATGGGGCTACTTCCAGCAACAGGACCAGGGTCGTGCGGAGCTGTCGCACGGTGGGCTGGCCACAGGTCACAGGGTGGTGATGTGCAGATCAGAGTTGACGGGTTCAGGGCACACAAAACAGGGACTCCTGCTGGCTTCTGACTGAGCAGCCCTGGTCCCCAAAGCACCTCTGCACTGTGCACGGCGTGATCTGGTAGAAGCCCCCACTGCTCCACAGGACCCTGCTTTTCTCTTCCAGGAAACATCCCCGGCTTTGTCTGCCTCTTCCTACCTCCGGTGGCAAGCAGGGGACAATCCCCAGTGACGGAAGGCACAGGGGTGTTGGTGGCCCAACCTGTGGTCAGCTGCTGCTGCAACCGAGGCTTTACTCCCTGCACACAGGGCACCGTGGGAAACTGAGTCCTCTCTGCATTTCAGTAACCTCGGCTGTGACATAGGAGGCCTCTCAAAAGTGACTGCGAGGATTAtgtgaaatgataaaaatgtgtgtatctatgtatatagttaatatctttaataatgtattttatacataaatacatcATGTACTTTATAAATCTATAAAGGAAACGGAATGGAGGAAGTGGGCTTAGCAAGCCTCGATTGGTTATTTTTGCTGAGGGGGAGGGGGTGTGAGaattaaaattttggaaactgAGTCGGCTGCAAGCCAGGTGCTTCCTGGGGGCCTGCGGGAGAGGGAGAAGATACTGCCCAGCCATCCCAAATAGGacgggaagaggggaggggaggggagggaatccCCATTTTTGCTCCTTTGGTAAAAATGCAGAAAGCTTCACATCTCCTGTCCATATCAGCAGGTCCTGGGGCTGAACATGCTGCAGAAGGCACTGTGGATCAGACAGCAAGAGTGCAGGGATCGTTACTGATGTCTGCTGCGGGTGCCAGACGGGCCCATATGTTTACCCTAAATTTACCGCCATTCCTACACCTGCTTACTGCTTCCTGTTCTAAATGCTGTTCTCATCTGACATTTCATCCTCTCCACCATCACTTTGCTAAAATGCCactctttgtggtggtctctgcaCTGGCCCTTTCTCGGTGATTCTGTTCCACTGCTGTTCTCGGCCTTTCTGATTTGCTGTCTTGTGTCTCCATCCATTTCCTTCTCTATGTGGGTGTCTGAGGTGAAGTATGTGGGGGTCACTGGCTGACAGCTGGTGGCGGCGGGGGGGGTGTGCAAAAATGCCCAGAGGATACTTCCTCTGAGTGCAGGGGGTAGCTTCTGCCAGAGCTGAGGGGCTGCAGTGGGTTGGGAGGACAGGCGCCAGCCTTGCCCATCTGGTTGGTTGAGAAAGAAGTAATGAGAGAGGCAGGCACAGCTCTGGGGGCAGGGAGACTGGGGCCTAAGTCTTGACTTTACCCCTGCCTAGGTCTGGGACCCTGGACCTAAGTCCCTTAGGCCTCCTGAACAAAGCCTTTTCCTTTTGCCACAGTCACGGAATCCTTCTCCAAAGGCTGAGCGGGCCCGGCCTAGGACGCGTGGCCTGACAGCAATGAGAACGGCAGAGGCAGCCGGCACTGGCTCGAGGAGGCCACCTTTACTGGGCTTAGCTCTGCCAGCACTGGCTGTGGGACCAGGTTGGGGGAAAGTCACTTCCTCCTTTGGGACCTCAGTCTTTTCATTGGCAAAACTGGGGAGAGCATTTTTCCGCCTTACAGAGTGGGGAGTGTGTGCTGGGGGCTGGCCCCCGGGGCAGCCTGGGTGCTGATCCTACCTGTGCAGCCAGACTCAAGAACAGACACATTTGCCTATGTAAGTGGAACACCAAGCCTTTGCCCTGAGCATTCTAGAAATTGCTTTTAGAAGTAGACAAATGTTATACAAGGTTTTTATCCTACTGTTCCAAAAATGATTTAAGtaacactaaaaaaataaaataaaataaaaaaagtcaccTATGCACAGTGTCAAGCATGAGAAAAGAACCCGTGCAAATCCCAGTGGTGCTTTGGTTAAGGTGGCGTGATgattctgctgctgctgccttcTGGCCAGCCCACACTGCTGGCTTTTGGAGTCCCACTGCACCTTCGCCTGCCTGTGGCCATCCTGCAGCATGGAGGGAACCCTGTGCAAACATCAGTTTCAACATACTGCAGAACTAGACTTGTCACACTTTGAATGAAGAACAGAAGGTTTCAGAGGTGCTTCTTCCCACACCCATCACTGCTGTTCTCTATTATCTTACTGAAAAATAATTAGGAACTATTTGCATCACTCAGACTTGACTTCACACAGAAACCATATGTGAAAAAACCCTGCGAATGTCAATAGACGCCGGGAACGCCGGCACCTGTGTCACAGCCTGCCGCTCAGCTGAGGGTGCAGAGCCATGGTAAGAAGATGCCAGGGGCTGGCAGCCAGGTGTGTCCCATCCGTTTTCCTGAGCAGTGTGGTGGGATTGCAGGGAGGAGCTATGAAAGGTGGGAGAGAAAAAGAGCCAGGGGTTTGGGCTTCATCCTGAAGCTGAGAATGCTTTTCCAGAAGGTAGAACTGGGCTGTTCTACGgacttcttcttcctttttcatatTAACAAGATGTGAATTGGGAGAGGCAGACTCTTCCATACCTTCTCAACTTGCCCTTGGGGAGCGCTGGGCTCACTGGCCTTATTTTCACATGGCTGATGCTGAAAGCTGCTTTATCTGTTGCACCTGGCGGCATGAGAAAGGCTGATGTGGGGCTGgccgcagtggcttatgcctgtaatccccacactttaggaggccgaggcaggtggatcacatgaagtcaggagtgcgagtccagcctggccaacatggtaaaacctcgtctctactaaaaatacaaaaattagccaggcgtggtggcacatacctgtacttgaacctgggaggcggaggttgcagtgagcagagattgcaccattgcactccagcctgagtgacagagcgagactccgtctcaaaaaaaacaaaaaaaaggctgACATGGAATAACTACATAACCTGGCCTGGTTAATTCTGCTGCTTGGAGAAGTCTTCTTCAGATAGTTCATCTTGGTGGGTTCATTCGGATTCTGCACCAGTCAAAACCTGACTTTCTAAGGGGGACAAAGGAATACATTCCTCTTGAAATTCAAGGTCTTGCTTATGAAGCCCTTGCCTATCCCAACATTATAAAGACTTCTCTCCTACTGTCTCCAAAGCAagggcacggtctcggctcactgcaacctcccgccctgggttcaagcaattctcctgcttcagcctctgagtagctgggaatacaggtgcccgccaccatgcccggctaatttttgtatttttagtagagacgggtttcaccatgttggccaggctggtcccgaactcctgacctgtgaaccgcctgccttggcctcccaaagtgctgggattacaggcgtgagccaccatgcctggctgcctcTCATATTTTGTTACAATATTGAATTAGCCTgggatttatttttatgtgtgccACAATTTAGACATCCAAGTTGCGCTGTCTCCTCCCGCTGCCTAAGATGCCAAAAGGAAAGAAGGCTGAGGGGAAGAAGGTGGCTCCAGCCACTGCTGTCGTGAAGAAGCAGGAGGCCGAGAAAGTGGTGAATCCCCTGCTTGAGAAAAGGCCTAAGAATTTTGGCACTGGACAGGACATCCAGTCCAAAAGGGACCTCACCCGCTTTGTGAAATGGCCCCACTCTATCAGGTTTCAGCAGCAGAGAGCCACCCTCTACAAGCGGCCAGAAGTGCCTCCTGTGATTAACCAGTTCACCCAGGCCCTGGACTGCCAGACCTCCTCAGCTGCTTAGCCTGGCCCACGAGTACAGACCTGAGACAAAGTAGGAGAAGAAGGAGAGGCTGTTGGCTCGGGCCGAGAAGAAAGCTACCAGCAAAGGGGACGTCCCCACTAAGAGACCACCTGTCCTTTGAGCAGGAGTTAACACTGTCACCACCTCGGTGGAGAACAAGAAAGCTCAGCTGGTGGAGATAGCACACGATGTGGATTCCATCGAGCCGGTTGTCTTCCTGCCTGCCTTGTGTCGTAAAATGGAGTCACTTACTGCATTATCAAGGGGAAGGCAACACTGGGCCGTCTAGTCCACAGGAAGATCTGTACAACCGTTGCCTTCACGCAGGTGAATTCGTAAAACAAAGGCGCTTTGGCTAAGCTGGTGGAAGCTATCAGGACCAATTACAATGACAGATATGATGAGATCCACCGTCACCGGGGAGGCAACATCCTGGGTCCCAAGTCTGTGGCTCGAATCACCAAGCTCAAAAAGGCAAAGGTTAAAGAACTTGCCACTAAACCGGGTTAAGTGTACACTGTTGAgttttctgtacataaaaataattaaaataatacaaattttccttcaaaaaaaatccAGGTTGCTTTTTCCATCCTTCAAAACAACAGCCAGCAGCTCAGTCTGTCTGACAAGGCAAATCCTTCCCCCATTTGAAATCACTGTCATGTCCCAGGTTCCCAGCTGCTTGGAGACCCTGTCCTCCGCTCTCCTGATCCACAGACACCCTGCTGTTTGGAGGCGGGAAGCTCCATCATCAGACTGCATCCAGAGGCCAGTCCCTTTTCCTGGCCCGGGACTGTTCTTGAGCATTTCCTGTCCACCCTGTCGATTTCCATGCGCAACGCCTGGTGAGATTTTGCTGTTCAGTATAGAACGCCTTGGCATCTTTCCAGTACCAAACTCTTCTCTCTGGAACACAACGTGTTTCTTGATTCAGATCTTTCCTCTCTCTCAGGAAAGTGTGACCATTTTACCCAGATGAGTCGGGAACTGATCAGGTGTTTTCCCAAGAACTGactagtttttgttgttattgcctTAAACGTTTGCTAGTGAGTCGTGGAAATGCGTGTGACTTGCTCTGGCCCTCCAGACCTTTTCACTATGAAGTCAAATATTTCTTCAGCTGGTGCAAAGTTTTACTGCGACTGTTTCCATTTCACGCTTCTTCCACCCCTATCCCATTTTGCAGTGTTGTGGGGAAGAATCACCCGGCTCCATCTCTGCACTACCTGTGTCTGCGTCATTGTGCCTTCAGCCCAACTAAGTCTCTGTATTTTGTGATTTCAACTTtttctgagtctcactctatcgcctaggctggagtgcagtggtgtgatcttggctcactgcaacctccgcctcctgggttcaagcaattattgagcctcaacctccctagtagctgggattacaggtgcatgccaccatgcctgcctaatttttgtatttttagtagagacgaggtttcaccatgttggccaggctggtcttgaactcctgacctcaagtgatccgcccaactcggcctcccaaagtgctgggattacaggtgtgagccaccgtgcccggcctgtgatTTCAATTTCTAAGGAGTTTTTTCTTACCAGTCCATTCTCTTTTAAATGGACACGATGGCCTCCGAGTCCCTTTGTGACTCCTGTATGAACATGTCCACCACGGCTAGCGCGTGTCTCAAGATGCCGATGTCCTCAGCTGTATGGCAGCTACTTGTTGCCTGCTCATATCTGTAGACGAGGCCCAGACTCCCGCCACAGGTGTGTGGAGAAGCCCTGGCTCAGACGCTGCCTCCGCAGCCCAGGGAAGTCCTCCTGTTGTTTCTGAATGCCGGTGCGGTCTTGCCTTCCACACCGGGGTTGGCTGTGGCTTGCCACCGCCTGGTCTCCAGCACTCTGGTCTTACTACTCACAGATTTTCTTTCTCCCGCCACAGCCCGGCTTCTAATACAAATGTCAATGTTGTGAATAGGGATTTGTACTCTTGAAAGTGTCACCAGCTTTCCTGCTGGGCTTTTCATTCCTGCTCGCTGTCCACAGGCTGTTTAGGATCCTCACCCACCTCACAGGACTTCTATTTTTAGAGCGCATGTTTTCCTGTATATTGTAAGATCAGAGCAGACACGAGCAAAAATtgacacattttcctttttaaaaaacatttttcttaataaagtttCGAGGACACTTCATCGACACAACTTTTTTTCGTGCAAAACCGTATCAAATGTCTCAGGACTAAGGAGCGGATGGTGCCTGAGATTTTCTCGATTCCTGCAGTGAAGCTTTTTCACGATGTGGTTCCTTCACTTTGAGTCCCTCAAAGGCCCACgttgatttgttttctgtttattcaattgtatcatcctagctacttggaggctgaggcgggagaatggtttgagcctgggggttcaaggttgcagtgagcagtgatcatgccactgcactccagcctgggtgacagagtgagaccctgtctcaaaaaataataatagatataaAAACAAAAGGGATGGTCTCAGCACTTGTCAAGTGACTGTCTTCCATTCATTCTCCCCTTATCACATGTGAGTGACACAATCCCGATGCTGATGAGCACGCAACAACCGTGGGAACAAGAAGTTGGGTAGCTGAGTACCTGCCTCACTACCACCTGTCACCACAGTCCTTGGGAACTGTACCCACAGTTCTCCCTGAAAAGGACAGGGCAGTCAAAGGTGTGCAGGCTGATACATGTGGGGGATTTTATTTCACGCACTTGCTCTTTGGTTTTTCTTACACGATGTtccacaaatataaaaatgagaaactcCTTCAGATTATCTGTGTATCCATACACCTGGATTATTCTGGCTAAAGTGTCAGGGAACCCCAGCAGTCTGGCTTCCCTGAGTGAGCCTGTAGTGACTGGTTTAATCCCGCCGTCTGAGGGTGGGGTGGTCATCAGGCATGGCTGGACACAGGAGTTTCAGTGGTGGGCTCAGAATCCAGCTTCTCCCTCTCCCGGCTCCAGTGGGTCTATTCCCAGAAGCCCTTGCTCCTGTCGGCAGGGCTGTGCCCACTGCTGGCCGGACAGGGAGCGGACAAGGCAGGGATGACTCACTTGCTGTTCTCCTCGAGTTGCTATTCTAATGGCAGCaaatccacagaaaaaaggtaaacaaaaaaacaaacgaGAATCTTTCAAAAAGAgaagtgttctttaaaaaaagagagaaaagaaggtgAGGACTTCAGTGTAACCAGGTGACTACTCTGAACTGGGGGCTGAGTCGGCCTCTGACACTGAGCTGAATGCCCAGTGACAAATGTGACCAGCCGTGCGGGTGGCGGGGAGGCCAAGGACACAGtgggcccagggcccagggcccagggccaggtgtggtgcttcCAGACGTTTCTACTCCCCCATTTTATTCATGGCGGCTTGGGAAGGAAATCAGTCTTTAATGAGCAAATCTAAGGCCGCGTTTTCTTTCCAAAGTCTCCACGGGATTTTCACGGGAAAACCAGTGAGAAAATGCCCTTTCAAAGAGAAGACTGAGTGtcctgaaaacattttctttaaagtgCGTGCAAGGGCTGCCCTCTTGAGGCATAATAATGTGCTTAAAATAACACTTGGTAAAACCCTCTGgctaaaaaatcaaaatttctaaAGCATatacatttgaagaaaataaaatctccacTTAAAAGCTTATTTTGACTTGTTGCCCGGGATCAATTGCAAAAGCGCTTCTGTTGAGAAAGGACAGTTCAGCCAAACTCCAGCTGGTTTTTAGAAACAGAACTGGAGGGAAAAAACCAGAAAACGTAAGGCACTGGGCAAATATGACGTAGGCTGGGATGAAACCCGTTCTCCCAGAGccggtctctcccacaacaccaAGTTGCTCCCCGTGCAGCCAGCTGGCTGAGGGCCCGGAGTGTGTGTCCGCAGAGGGAggagtgggctggggaggggaagaagggatGCTGGCTCCCCAAAGTGTGACCTGAGGACTGATCTGAGCTGCAGTGAGCACTTTTTATCCAGGGGCTGAGCTCCCTGGGCTCCTGTGACGTGGATGGAGCTCTCTCTGCCATGCTGCCAGCTCAGGACCCTAAAGTCCAAGGGCGCTCTCTGTACCCGGCATGCAGTCCCGGCCAGGGCCTCTTGAGAGCCGGATCCTTTGTCCATCTTCTCCCGTTCAGCCCACCCCTGGCAAACCCGAGATCATCTTCACATCACCCACCCCTGCTTCGCCACTCACTCAGTCCCCGGCCCCTCTGCTCTGTCCCTCCAGAGAAACACAAACTGGCTCAAGGCCTGAGCCTGCACGAACGGGAGGCTGAAGTCTGCGTGTGCTGTGAGATGGACTGTGGGCTCGCTTCCCCACTCACAGGAGGCCCTGGGCGTTCACTGAGTGGTGACTTCTGGAAAGAACCGAGACCCGAGCAGCTCACGCGGTGGCTCTGCCACGTCTTGCCACACAGGCCTCTCGAGTGCCATGGGAACTGGAGCAGCAGGGGATGGGGATggtgagtctgcagtgagctctgtGGCTCTCCACAAGGTCACTTGTCCCTCTGCTGCCTGGCCAGCGCCACCCTCAGGGTGTCGGTCCCCAGGCGCAGGCCCTGCAAGCAGGAGACGGCCTGCTGGGCTGCGGCTGAGTCTGGGTAACGGAGGAAGGCTCTGCGCTGTGGGCCCTGCCAGGTGAGCCGCAGGGGCACGGAGCCGAGTTCACGCAGGGCTCTCTTCAGGTCACTCACACGGGCGTCCCGGGGGAGGTTCCCAACATAAACGTCGGCTGCAAGCGGGGCACCCTCCCCTGCTGGGGAGCCACGGGCTGCCTCCATGGAATTGGCTTCTGGCCCGGGTGTGTCCGGGGGCCTTCTGCCAGCACTCAGGGGCACTGCCTGCTGGCGGCCTGGTTCCGGAAGGTGCTGGTGCTCACCCTGGAGGGTGACGTCCTTCCCAGCCTGCTGCTCTCGGGCGCGGAGGCTCCTCAATACTGGGATTTTCTCCATCATCTCCCGGCTGATCTGAAAAGCAAAGCAGTTGCAGCTGTTCTCAGGGACAGACTCACAGGGCGCCTGCCACACACGCGTCCACACCTCTGACTACCGGCTGTGCTACACACGTGGGCTGGATGCTGAGGTCTAACTCAGCCCTAGGGACGGGACTCCCACTGTCCCACCCACTGTCTCACACAGACGATGTCACCAGTCTGTAGCTCTGCCCCTTGCCCCTGGCTTAAGGGAAATCAGCGCTCATGGGGGCTCTCTGGAGCGTTTGCCCACACGCTGTGGAGGTTGCAAGGTTGGGCCTCCATTTTCCTGCAGGCCCAGAAGCAGGAAAGTAAAGCTAGGGCTCTCTGCTCAGGCCTCCTACCCAGAAGAGGCACTTAAGGTTGCTACTAATGGGATTACAGGGTTACCAAAGGCAGCTCCCCTAATGACTTCCCCCTCGCCCGAGAATAACGGGGAGCTGCCTCTGTATCTGCCCCCTATCTGTGCCTTTGGGTGGGATGAGGACTTTAATAGGATCACAggggtctcctctccactgagggAACATCTGTCAGGGATCATCCCCTTCAATGCAGAGccaaaaatgcagaaaacaagGCAAGTCTGAAACACAGCTTTGAAAACACTTCCTAGTGACGGGTCACCAAACTATGAAATCAGTAATACTACGCAAAAGCTTAAGTCTCAATTGTATGGGATTTGTAGACAAAGGACATCTTTGGCTTTATCCAGATTTTTCTAATCAATCAGCTACTGCAGCGGGCCCCTTGGAACAGACTTGAACTGGCTTGAGGCAGCCTAAACAGTGAAGGCCTGTTGGCTCCGTCCTGTGGGGCAGTTTGCACTGGGGGCTGCCTGTGGGTCAGGACAAGTCAGGTGACACCTGGACCACCGTGCCCTGTGCAGAAAAGAAACAGACACTGTGTAGTCCTTTTTGACAATTCTCATTCTTTagagatgttttttatttttcttttgggcaCCAAGCTTTCACATGAGCATGGTCACCAAGAGGCAAGCCGTGGTCACCTGCAGGCCTCTAACAGAAGTGAGTATGTCACAGTATGAGGCAGCACATGAGCTAGACAACTATAAATTGTTCTACAAGATGAAACAGTTCAACTAGTATCAATGCTCTCATTACATTCAGAATAATATGTAATTTCGAGCAATGGTTCTTATCCTTGGCAGGGTGAGAGAGGAACCTTTGTGAGGAGCTGGGGTTCCCTCCCAGGAATGACTCACCCACAATTTTCTGTACAATTTCCCAGGGTCAATAAAGGCTATTCATGGGCCTCCAAGCTACAAGAGGTGCACAGGCCCCAAGTTAAGCATCAATAAATTAGAGTAATAGTTAAAGATAAACACCTAAGAACAGCCAAGTGCGTTCCTGCAAACCTAGAGGCTCTCAGTCCTCTCTCATCTAGTACTAGTacctggctctgtctcccagtgcTGGGTGGAAAGTAACCTCCCCTCCCGGCGAAACCTTCTCTTTGGTCAGAGTCCTCTGTGGTGGGATGCCACTCTGCTCCCTGGCACTGCCACATCAGAAGCCTTGGCAGGTGGCAGGCACAAGGCCTCATTTTGGTCTTGAATGGCAAACAGACTCTTGGCTGTCATAGAAAGACTCTGCAAAGACTTGCTTCAACATTTCCCATTGTTCAGACACAAAGGAAAACAACTCACGTCTATGTCATGAACATATCCGCGATGTGCTCTTTTCTAATTACAAGGCATTTCCCTTCCACTGGGCCCTCAGCCATCCTTCTCAACTGACTGACTGCGAGGAGACGTAACTCATAGAGCAGTATCATACAAGCTCTGGGGCCCAGGGAATCTCAAAAAGGACTGAAGTCCAACCAACCCAACCTCTTTCCACACCTCTACTCCACCTTCTCAGAAAGTTCAGGCTTTTGTGTTCTTctgaagtatttaaaaatagatataaactGGTCATCATTTGATTTTGAAGGatcttttaaatgaccagatttaGTACTGAGAACAgatgataaaatttaaaactgcaaTTACAATGAGAGAAAAAGTGTGACTATGCATTTATCTGGAAGAACTGAAAGTTACTTGGCTCTGAGGACAGCACCAGAAGCCTTGAGGTGAGAGCATCaagtgggctgggggtgggggtgaggtaAGGAGTGCAGTAAGGGGTAGGGGTGTGGGGGCAGGCTGCACCCTCCGGGTAAACACTGCTCTTCTGATGGGGTCTATCGGGAGCTGCGCCAGCCCAGTTTCCTGCCCCCCGAGTTACTTCCCCTCCCATCTGTGTCCAGTAGCACCTCAAGGTTCCCTATGGCAGAAGCAAGCATTCTCGGGCGAGGCTTCACACTTGGGGTTTTACAGCAGAAATCTGTTTTGAAACACGCGGTGGGAAAGACAAATATATCCTTCCATGCACATCACAGGGAGCTCCTCCATTCTGAGCCAGCAAACATA is from Macaca fascicularis isolate 582-1 chromosome 20, T2T-MFA8v1.1 and encodes:
- the MTHFSD gene encoding methenyltetrahydrofolate synthase domain-containing protein isoform X18, whose amino-acid sequence is MMVSIGAVSKETPVVTIVHDCQVVDIPEELLEEHDIAVDYILTPTRVITTGCERPQPMGITWSKISREMMEKIPVLRSLRAREQQAGKDVTLQGEHQHLPEPGRQQAVPLSAGRRPPDTPGPEANSMEAARGSPAGEGAPLAADVYVGNLPRDARVSDLKRALRELGSVPLRLTWQGPQRRAFLRYPDSAAAQQAVSCLQGLRLGTDTLRVALARQQRDK
- the MTHFSD gene encoding methenyltetrahydrofolate synthase domain-containing protein isoform X15 produces the protein MCHLSGWRIGKGEGYADLEYAMMVSIGAVSKETPVVTIVHDCQVVDIPEELLEEHDIAVDYILTPTRVITTGCERPQPMGITWSKISREMMEKIPVLRSLRAREQQAGKDVTLQGEHQHLPEPGRQQAVPLSAGRRPPDTPGPEANSMEAARGSPAGEGAPLAADVYVGNLPRDARVSDLKRALRELGSVPLRLTWQGPQRRAFLRYPDSAAAQQAVSCLQGLRLGTDTLRVALARQQRDK